A single region of the Gemmatimonadota bacterium genome encodes:
- a CDS encoding cytochrome c: MAERGVPTVGRWGVRGTVLVLLAAGSGCTPLDDALVAIFGRSMRDQSSLGSYESPLLPPEGAVPFASGNFPLGPGMVNLGQPEGTPVPEPVTAIEVSSAARLPEDYPQITGLVNPVPVSEASLARGEQMFNRACSPCHGISAAGDGPITRVVPFLGISLLTEQARGLSDGYIYSIIRVGRASMPQYGHQVSHFDRWHIVNYVRQLQGQ; the protein is encoded by the coding sequence ATGGCTGAGCGGGGCGTGCCGACGGTCGGACGGTGGGGCGTGCGGGGCACCGTCCTCGTTTTGCTCGCGGCGGGTTCGGGATGCACTCCGCTCGACGACGCCCTCGTCGCCATCTTCGGGCGGAGCATGCGGGACCAATCCTCGCTGGGGAGCTACGAAAGCCCGCTCCTTCCGCCAGAGGGCGCCGTTCCCTTCGCCTCGGGGAATTTCCCCCTTGGACCGGGGATGGTGAACCTGGGGCAGCCCGAGGGGACGCCGGTCCCCGAGCCGGTCACGGCCATCGAGGTCTCTTCCGCGGCACGGCTTCCGGAGGATTACCCCCAGATCACCGGGCTCGTGAACCCGGTCCCGGTCAGCGAGGCCTCGCTCGCGCGGGGCGAGCAGATGTTCAATCGGGCCTGCTCTCCCTGCCACGGGATTTCGGCGGCGGGTGATGGGCCGATCACACGGGTCGTTCCTTTCCTCGGGATATCCCTCCTCACCGAGCAGGCGCGAGGACTTTCCGACGGGTACATCTACTCGATCATTCGCGTGGGGCGCGCCTCCATGCCCCAGTACGGTCACCAGGTGTCCCACTTCGACCGGTGGCACATCGTGAACTACGTCCGCCAGCTCCAGGGCCAGTAG
- a CDS encoding DUF3341 domain-containing protein — protein sequence MSARQGVLASYDYVDAAVEAIEKLRGEGFEEITAFSPFPEHHIERALGYGASPVRLFTLVGGLTGAATGFAFTVFTSLDWPLVTGGKPILSMPAYVVIAFEMTILFGVLATVIGVFWNMRVPDPRRDIVYDPEFSAGRFGVYVTAPADRVASARKILESSGPARLEDDPTGESHG from the coding sequence ATGAGCGCGCGGCAAGGCGTTCTCGCTTCATACGACTATGTGGACGCCGCGGTAGAGGCGATCGAGAAGCTCCGTGGTGAAGGATTCGAGGAGATCACGGCCTTCTCCCCCTTCCCCGAGCACCACATCGAAAGGGCTCTCGGATACGGGGCGAGTCCGGTACGGCTCTTCACCCTGGTCGGCGGCCTCACGGGAGCGGCGACGGGCTTCGCCTTCACCGTCTTCACTTCCCTCGACTGGCCGCTCGTCACGGGTGGAAAGCCGATCCTCTCCATGCCGGCTTACGTCGTGATCGCGTTCGAGATGACGATCCTCTTCGGCGTTCTCGCCACCGTGATCGGCGTCTTCTGGAACATGCGGGTCCCCGATCCGCGCCGGGACATCGTCTACGATCCCGAATTTTCGGCCGGCCGATTCGGCGTGTACGTAACCGCCCCGGCCGACCGCGTCGCGTCGGCGCGGAAGATTCTCGAGTCGAGCGGACCCGCGCGGCTCGAGGACGATCCGACGGGAGAATCCCATGGCTGA
- the nrfD gene encoding NrfD/PsrC family molybdoenzyme membrane anchor subunit: MATVTERERGAQTHPDIKTIGEVNSAVLRVLEPPKKLWWFLFGLATAGVGLFAFSWGNQIINGIGLSGLNGPVGWGVYITTFVFWVGIAHSGTLISAILFLFRAKWRQSIYRAAEAMTVFAVMTAGLFPLIHLGRVWHAYWLFPYPNERMLWPNFRSPLVWDVFAVTTYFTVSSLFFLLGLIPDIAAARDAAKPGTIRKTLYTLVSFGWRGTDRQWHHFGKAYLYLAALATPLVLSVHSVVSWDFAMAIVPGWHATIFAPYFVAGAIFSGVAMVITILVPMRKWFGLEKYLTTKHFDAMAKLCLLTGLIVFYAYLTEFFMAWYSGEAPERQAFWNRLFGNYWWATWIMLTCNGLVPILLWFKRVRHSIPALFTISILINIGMWFERFVIIVTSLSHEYMPFAWGTYRPSVTEMGILVGSFSWFFFWFLLFVRLLPPVAIAEIKEVVPAPMRPGRRHEVHG, translated from the coding sequence ATGGCCACGGTAACCGAACGGGAGCGAGGCGCGCAGACCCACCCCGACATCAAGACGATCGGGGAGGTCAACTCCGCCGTCCTGCGCGTCCTGGAGCCACCCAAGAAGCTCTGGTGGTTCCTCTTCGGGCTCGCCACCGCGGGAGTAGGACTCTTCGCCTTCTCCTGGGGAAACCAGATCATCAACGGGATCGGCCTCTCCGGGCTGAACGGACCCGTCGGATGGGGCGTGTACATCACGACCTTCGTCTTCTGGGTCGGTATCGCGCACTCGGGAACGCTCATCTCGGCGATTCTCTTCCTCTTCCGGGCGAAGTGGCGCCAGTCCATTTATCGCGCGGCCGAGGCCATGACCGTCTTCGCCGTGATGACGGCGGGCCTCTTCCCGCTGATCCATCTCGGACGCGTCTGGCACGCGTACTGGCTCTTCCCCTACCCGAACGAGCGGATGCTCTGGCCGAACTTCCGGTCACCCCTCGTCTGGGACGTCTTCGCGGTCACGACCTATTTCACGGTCTCGTCGCTCTTCTTCCTCCTCGGGCTGATCCCGGACATCGCGGCCGCCCGCGATGCGGCCAAGCCCGGGACGATCCGGAAGACGCTGTACACGCTGGTTTCCTTCGGCTGGCGGGGCACGGACAGACAGTGGCACCACTTCGGGAAGGCGTACCTCTACCTCGCCGCGCTCGCGACACCCCTGGTGCTCTCGGTGCACTCTGTCGTGTCCTGGGACTTCGCGATGGCGATCGTCCCGGGGTGGCACGCGACGATCTTCGCCCCCTACTTCGTGGCGGGCGCAATCTTCTCCGGGGTCGCGATGGTGATCACGATCCTCGTCCCGATGAGGAAGTGGTTCGGCCTCGAGAAATACCTGACTACGAAGCACTTCGACGCGATGGCGAAGCTCTGCCTGCTCACGGGGCTCATCGTCTTTTATGCGTACCTGACCGAGTTTTTCATGGCCTGGTATTCGGGTGAAGCTCCAGAGCGGCAGGCCTTCTGGAACCGGTTGTTCGGGAACTACTGGTGGGCGACCTGGATCATGCTCACCTGCAACGGGCTGGTGCCGATCCTCCTCTGGTTCAAGCGCGTCAGGCACTCGATCCCAGCGCTCTTCACGATCTCGATCCTGATCAACATCGGGATGTGGTTCGAGCGCTTCGTGATCATCGTGACTTCGCTCTCGCACGAGTACATGCCCTTCGCCTGGGGGACGTACCGGCCGTCGGTGACGGAGATGGGGATCCTCGTGGGAAGCTTTTCCTGGTTCTTCTTCTGGTTCCTCCTCTTCGTCCGGCTCCTTCCGCCGGTCGCGATCGCCGAGATCAAGGAGGTCGTCCCGGCCCCGATGCGCCCCGGCCGGCGCCATGAGGTGCACGGATGA
- a CDS encoding molybdopterin-dependent oxidoreductase: MSEGIKRRDFLKVLGVTSAGAGLVGCSTGEVEKLIPYLTPPETITPGVATWYATACGECAAGCGVWVKTREGRAIKLEGNPHDPISRGSLCSRGHSSLQALYDPDRLASPMRRDGETFTAISWEEAETALAEGLRGAGPDVLLVSGRTGPSLTALQESWVQALGGRRIEYEALSEAPLREAARIAFGTDQVPTFDFEAAGIVFSFGADFLESWLSPVEHARGFARASSTDEAHQKGRFVFIGPRLSLTGQNADEWVPVDPGAEGLVALALAHVIARGGADAGPYAELLAAYDPQSVAGAVGIPAETLEALAQRFVSEGPGLAVGPGIVGQGRNATAVNLAVLLLNAVAGSVGTTVHPGRAHLGAAATRTGDLTQALAALAQTRALVFFGTNPAYSLPLGVGFAQAVGAVPFTVAITDRLDETARLAHLVLPDRHFLESWGDANPRPGLWSVQQPAMRPVPHFDARPGADILLAAARRLGQDLGAETFYDYLRVRWSERHAASGSPGESFDAFWREALRLGVVELPVEEAAVPALQVPDRVLAFEPPVLDGEGLALLVPPSSRFGDGRGANRSWLQELPDPVSKISWHSWVELHPDTATDLGVRTGDVVRVTSPHGEVTVPVWTYPGIRPGAASISMGGGHTSFGRFADGNGVNPMVLLPGEVEQTSGALVHLATRVQIEPTGDWRRIATVAGADEQHERDIAPAVALETLQADGLHHEEAHLEELQGVGGFVPTETDGAPAAFPLEGARHGEYDIEGTVRWAMAIDLDKCTGCSACVTACQSENNVAVVGESQIMMGRDLQWIRLERFYEEVHADAPGPLDIRFLPMLCQHCGNAPCEPVCPVYAAYHTPDGLNAQVYNRCVGTRYCANNCPYKVRVFNWFSFSDVPEPLNWQYNPDVTVRGQGVMEKCSFCVQRIRQAEHRNALEGSTPADGDVIPACQQSCPAEAIVFGNIRDPNSRVAQVTQNERTYRVLDALINTQPAVSYLRKVTFHPVPEAHV; the protein is encoded by the coding sequence ATGAGCGAAGGAATCAAGCGGCGGGACTTTCTCAAGGTGCTCGGTGTCACGAGCGCCGGAGCGGGGCTCGTCGGTTGCTCCACCGGCGAGGTGGAGAAGCTGATTCCCTATCTCACCCCCCCCGAGACCATCACTCCAGGCGTCGCGACCTGGTACGCGACCGCCTGCGGAGAGTGCGCGGCGGGTTGCGGGGTCTGGGTGAAGACGCGCGAAGGGCGCGCGATCAAGCTCGAGGGGAATCCGCACGACCCGATCTCACGGGGCTCCCTTTGCTCGCGTGGGCATTCGTCGCTCCAGGCTCTCTACGATCCGGACCGCCTCGCCTCCCCCATGCGCCGGGACGGAGAGACCTTCACCGCGATCTCCTGGGAAGAAGCGGAGACCGCGCTGGCCGAGGGACTGCGTGGCGCCGGGCCGGACGTCCTTCTGGTCAGCGGGCGGACTGGCCCGTCCCTCACCGCGCTCCAGGAGAGCTGGGTCCAGGCTCTCGGCGGCCGCCGGATCGAATACGAGGCACTTTCGGAGGCCCCGCTCAGGGAGGCCGCGCGGATCGCCTTCGGGACGGACCAGGTCCCGACCTTCGACTTCGAGGCGGCCGGAATCGTATTCTCCTTCGGCGCCGACTTCCTCGAGAGCTGGCTCTCCCCCGTCGAACACGCCCGCGGGTTCGCGCGCGCGTCCAGCACGGATGAAGCGCACCAGAAAGGACGCTTCGTCTTCATCGGACCACGGCTCTCCCTCACGGGACAAAACGCGGACGAGTGGGTGCCCGTGGATCCCGGGGCGGAGGGGCTCGTGGCTCTCGCCCTCGCCCACGTCATCGCGAGAGGTGGCGCGGACGCGGGCCCCTATGCCGAGCTCCTCGCAGCCTACGATCCGCAGTCGGTGGCCGGAGCGGTGGGAATCCCGGCGGAGACGCTCGAGGCGCTCGCGCAGCGCTTTGTCTCGGAAGGTCCGGGGCTCGCCGTGGGACCCGGCATCGTCGGCCAGGGACGCAACGCGACCGCGGTGAATCTGGCTGTCCTCCTCCTGAACGCGGTGGCGGGAAGCGTGGGAACGACGGTACACCCGGGGCGGGCGCACCTGGGTGCCGCAGCCACCCGAACGGGGGATCTGACCCAGGCGCTCGCGGCGTTGGCACAGACCCGGGCACTCGTCTTTTTTGGAACGAACCCCGCCTACTCGCTCCCGCTGGGCGTCGGGTTCGCGCAGGCGGTGGGAGCGGTTCCGTTCACGGTGGCGATCACCGACCGCCTCGACGAGACGGCGCGGCTCGCCCACCTGGTACTTCCCGACCGGCACTTCCTCGAGTCGTGGGGGGACGCGAATCCGCGTCCCGGGCTCTGGTCGGTGCAGCAGCCCGCCATGCGCCCTGTGCCCCACTTCGACGCGCGCCCCGGCGCCGACATCCTGCTCGCCGCGGCACGCCGGCTCGGGCAGGACCTCGGCGCGGAGACATTCTACGACTACCTGCGGGTTCGGTGGAGCGAACGGCATGCGGCGTCCGGTAGCCCGGGGGAAAGCTTCGACGCCTTCTGGCGAGAAGCTCTTCGCTTGGGGGTCGTCGAGCTGCCCGTGGAAGAGGCGGCGGTCCCCGCCCTTCAGGTCCCGGACCGCGTCCTCGCCTTCGAGCCCCCCGTCCTCGACGGAGAGGGACTCGCGCTCCTCGTCCCCCCTTCCTCCCGGTTCGGCGACGGACGGGGCGCGAACCGGAGCTGGCTCCAGGAGCTCCCGGACCCCGTCTCGAAGATCTCTTGGCACTCCTGGGTCGAGCTCCACCCGGACACGGCGACGGATCTCGGGGTCCGCACCGGCGATGTCGTGCGCGTGACTTCGCCTCATGGGGAGGTCACGGTTCCGGTCTGGACCTATCCGGGGATCCGCCCCGGCGCGGCTTCCATCTCGATGGGGGGCGGCCACACGAGCTTCGGGCGCTTCGCGGACGGAAACGGGGTGAACCCCATGGTCCTCCTTCCGGGCGAGGTCGAGCAGACCTCGGGCGCGCTGGTTCACCTCGCCACTCGCGTGCAGATCGAACCGACGGGCGACTGGCGGCGGATCGCCACCGTGGCCGGAGCGGACGAGCAGCACGAGCGCGACATCGCGCCCGCCGTTGCACTGGAGACGCTTCAGGCGGACGGGCTCCACCACGAGGAGGCGCACCTCGAGGAGCTTCAGGGGGTTGGTGGGTTCGTCCCGACGGAGACCGACGGCGCACCGGCGGCCTTCCCTCTAGAGGGCGCGCGTCACGGAGAATACGACATCGAAGGCACCGTCCGCTGGGCGATGGCCATCGATCTCGACAAGTGCACGGGGTGCTCGGCGTGTGTCACCGCCTGCCAGTCCGAGAACAACGTCGCCGTCGTCGGGGAGAGCCAGATCATGATGGGGCGCGACCTCCAGTGGATTCGCCTCGAGCGCTTTTACGAGGAAGTGCACGCGGACGCCCCCGGACCACTCGACATCCGCTTCCTCCCGATGCTCTGCCAGCACTGCGGGAACGCGCCCTGCGAGCCGGTTTGCCCGGTGTACGCGGCATACCACACTCCCGACGGCCTCAATGCGCAGGTCTACAACCGGTGCGTCGGGACGCGGTACTGCGCGAACAACTGCCCGTACAAGGTCCGCGTCTTCAACTGGTTCTCCTTCTCCGACGTCCCGGAGCCCCTGAACTGGCAATACAACCCGGACGTCACCGTCCGCGGACAGGGGGTGATGGAGAAGTGCTCCTTCTGCGTGCAGCGGATCCGGCAAGCCGAGCACCGCAATGCGCTCGAAGGCAGCACGCCCGCCGACGGAGACGTGATTCCCGCGTGCCAACAAAGCTGTCCGGCGGAGGCGATCGTCTTTGGGAACATCCGCGATCCGAACTCGCGCGTGGCGCAGGTCACCCAGAACGAACGGACGTACCGCGTGCTCGACGCCCTCATCAACACGCAGCCGGCGGTGAGTTATCTGCGAAAGGTCACCTTCCACCCGGTGCCGGAGGCCCATGTCTAG
- a CDS encoding cytochrome c3 family protein produces the protein MKKRSSIVRGGVLGIAGLAIAGLGFALSSRPAVPGTDSGNPFESILREAQAQTAEPQAVEAQVAESDSAGATPEEAAPASQPIAFPHDRHARDFQIDCQYCHFSVERSMSAGIPPVATCMGCHSFVSGSQNPDEIVKLRGYAERGEPIPWNRIYKVADHVQFPHMRHISAGVNCTACHGNVQGMGVIEQVNQPLTMGWCVNCHVALGASRDCTVCHY, from the coding sequence ATGAAGAAGCGCTCGTCCATCGTCCGCGGGGGCGTTCTGGGGATCGCGGGACTGGCCATCGCCGGCCTCGGGTTCGCCCTTTCGAGCCGGCCCGCGGTGCCCGGAACCGACTCCGGGAATCCCTTCGAATCCATTCTCCGGGAAGCCCAGGCACAGACTGCGGAACCGCAGGCCGTGGAAGCCCAGGTGGCCGAGTCCGACAGCGCGGGCGCGACGCCCGAGGAGGCAGCCCCGGCTTCCCAGCCGATCGCCTTCCCCCACGACCGGCATGCCCGGGATTTCCAGATCGACTGCCAATACTGCCACTTCTCGGTCGAACGCTCCATGAGCGCCGGCATCCCGCCCGTCGCGACCTGCATGGGGTGCCACTCCTTCGTGTCGGGAAGCCAGAATCCGGACGAGATCGTGAAGCTGCGTGGATACGCGGAGCGGGGGGAGCCCATCCCGTGGAACCGGATTTACAAGGTGGCCGATCACGTGCAGTTCCCGCACATGCGCCACATCTCGGCAGGCGTGAACTGCACCGCCTGCCACGGGAACGTGCAGGGGATGGGAGTCATCGAACAGGTGAATCAGCCCCTCACGATGGGGTGGTGCGTGAACTGCCACGTCGCGCTGGGAGCTTCCCGGGACTGCACGGTCTGTCACTATTGA
- a CDS encoding DUF432 domain-containing protein → MNRGPIGCFDGGASGRFRVMIQTDSLAELPAPWGSYDLSSGEPRAVRIGPRDLWLHRRNGEIWLALGPPPSGFEIRTSRDEAPPSVPPEGSGWSRWATPSGEAKVSLRPVFPDRALVLQPERPFRLLPRAKARVYVRVPLWVRVELPLTDTPNRTALLDEIPLSPLSDTWWGALSHGELAYWLPTTARREMRPELWSPHLAACPLLVTNQASDDLQVEKLAFRVAHLSLFTAEGRFWADESAVTYLGEGEGAQVEMAGLPPAEAPNGRLVMGPRIPAHRGMRARTFGRLAAFPFPGGGE, encoded by the coding sequence ATGAACCGCGGTCCGATCGGTTGCTTCGACGGGGGTGCGTCCGGCAGATTCCGGGTCATGATCCAGACCGATTCGCTTGCCGAATTGCCCGCTCCCTGGGGGAGCTACGACCTCTCTTCCGGAGAGCCTCGGGCCGTCCGGATCGGCCCCAGGGATCTCTGGCTCCACCGGCGCAACGGCGAGATCTGGTTGGCGCTCGGCCCCCCGCCTTCAGGGTTCGAAATCCGTACGAGTCGTGACGAGGCACCACCGAGTGTTCCACCCGAAGGGAGCGGCTGGTCCCGCTGGGCGACGCCGAGTGGAGAGGCGAAAGTCTCCCTCCGGCCGGTCTTCCCCGACCGAGCGCTCGTGCTCCAGCCGGAGCGTCCCTTCCGCCTTCTCCCTCGGGCGAAAGCCCGCGTCTATGTACGCGTGCCCCTCTGGGTCCGTGTCGAGCTCCCACTGACGGACACGCCGAATCGCACCGCCCTCCTGGACGAGATTCCACTGAGCCCCCTCTCGGACACCTGGTGGGGCGCGCTGTCGCACGGTGAGCTCGCCTATTGGCTTCCCACGACGGCCCGGAGGGAGATGCGGCCCGAGCTCTGGTCCCCTCACCTCGCGGCCTGCCCTCTCCTCGTGACGAACCAGGCGTCGGACGACCTCCAAGTGGAAAAACTCGCCTTCCGGGTGGCCCACCTTTCGTTGTTCACGGCGGAGGGTCGTTTCTGGGCGGACGAGTCGGCCGTCACCTATCTGGGGGAAGGGGAGGGGGCCCAGGTGGAGATGGCCGGTCTTCCTCCGGCTGAGGCGCCGAATGGGCGGCTCGTGATGGGTCCAAGGATTCCGGCGCATCGGGGAATGCGTGCGCGCACCTTCGGGCGACTTGCCGCGTTCCCGTTTCCGGGAGGTGGAGAGTGA
- a CDS encoding mechanosensitive ion channel family protein: MIGLFSLLVIAQESTPVEVADAILPGLGFGWGELLRSSAMLVVGLPLLLFASRWARRTVGSRYSAQRGLIAGKIVFYPGIIVLMISILGELGFGLTPILGAAGVVGIAIGFASQTSVSNIISGLFLIAERPFEVDDVIQVGTTTGRVLSIDTLSIKLRTFDNKFVRIPNETIVKSEVTTLTRFPIRRLDLKVGVAYREDVGRVRGILLDVAAKNPAALMEPSPVVFFEGYGESSVDLRLGVWVVQDKYLGLKNSLPEEVKARFDLEGVEIPFPHRTFFPGLDAGPLQVRLVGEEEGDRMEELRGNGETDPELTGSDEESR, from the coding sequence GTGATCGGGCTCTTTTCCCTGCTCGTCATTGCCCAGGAGTCCACTCCGGTCGAGGTGGCCGACGCGATTCTCCCGGGGCTCGGATTCGGTTGGGGAGAGCTACTGCGCTCTTCCGCGATGCTCGTCGTGGGACTCCCCCTCCTTCTCTTCGCGTCGCGCTGGGCCCGCCGCACCGTCGGAAGCCGGTATTCGGCTCAGCGGGGACTGATCGCGGGGAAGATCGTCTTTTATCCGGGAATCATCGTCCTGATGATTTCCATCCTGGGCGAGCTCGGCTTCGGGCTCACTCCGATCCTCGGCGCCGCGGGGGTCGTCGGGATCGCGATCGGCTTCGCTTCACAGACGTCGGTGTCGAATATCATCTCGGGACTTTTTCTGATCGCGGAGCGCCCCTTCGAGGTGGACGACGTGATCCAGGTCGGTACGACCACGGGGCGCGTTCTTTCCATTGATACTCTTTCGATCAAGCTCCGCACCTTCGACAACAAGTTCGTGCGCATTCCGAACGAGACGATCGTGAAGAGCGAGGTGACGACGCTCACCCGCTTCCCGATCCGACGACTCGATCTGAAGGTGGGGGTCGCGTATCGGGAGGATGTGGGGCGAGTTCGGGGGATCCTCCTCGACGTGGCTGCCAAGAATCCCGCCGCCCTGATGGAGCCCTCTCCAGTGGTTTTTTTCGAGGGGTACGGGGAGTCGTCCGTGGACCTGCGCCTCGGTGTCTGGGTCGTCCAGGACAAATATCTCGGCCTGAAGAACTCCCTCCCCGAGGAAGTGAAGGCGCGGTTCGACTTGGAGGGAGTCGAGATCCCCTTCCCCCATCGGACCTTTTTCCCGGGCCTGGACGCCGGACCGCTTCAGGTGCGACTGGTCGGGGAGGAAGAGGGGGATCGAATGGAGGAACTCCGAGGTAACGGGGAAACGGATCCCGAACTCACAGGCTCGGACGAGGAATCCCGATGA